The genome window GCAGTTCCTGGACAAGGGAATGGCGGCCATCAGGTCTTCCCTGGACAAGGCAGTCAACAAGGGAAAACTGGCGGAACAGGACAGGGCTGCCGCCCTGGGGCGTATCCAGGGCACCATCAAAGTGGAGGACTTCAAGGATTGCGATCTGGTGATTGAGGCAGTCATCGAAAATATGGACGAAAAGAAAAGGGTGTTCGCCTCCGTGGACAAGGTTTGTCCTAAACACGCCATACTGGCCAGCAACACCTCCTGTTTGTCCATTTTGCAGATGGCCATGGCGACCCAGAGACCTACTCAGGTCATTGGGATGCATTTCTTCCAACCCGTCCCGGTTATGAATATGGTGGAGATTGTGAAGACCATCACTTGTTCCGAGGAGACCGTCAATACAGCCAGGGATTTCAGTCTCTCTCTTGGCAAGAAAGTCATCTTTGCCAAGGATACCCCCGGCTTCCTTGTCAATCGTCTGGGCTTTCCTTTCATGATGAACGCTATTCGCATATTGGAAGAAGGGTGGGCCACCGTGGACGAAATCGACCAGGCCTGGATACTCGGTACCAACTCCCCCATGGGCCCCTTCACGCTGATGGATTTCGCTGGCCTTGACACCATTTATGCTATGGCTTGTGCTATGTATGACGAATTCAAAGACCGCTTGTATGCGCCACCACCCCTCCTGAAGGCTATGGTCACCGCCGGCTATCTGGGGAGAAAGAGCGGTAAGGGTTTTCACGATTATAAATAGAGCTTGGGGGATGTCGCTGGTGCTGTTTATGGATGGCTCAGGGTAGAAGGAACTGGTGCAGCTTGAACAAAGCCCCCTTGGCCTTTGATGACAAAAGATGAAGATACTGGTTACTAACGACGATGGGATAGATGCTCCCGGGCTGTGGGCACTCGCTGCCGAGCTAACGAAGGTAGGTGAGGTCATCGTTTGCGCTCCCCATCAAGAGCAAAGTGGCGTAGGCACTGCTATTACTCTACGCCGCCTGGTGTGCTTTGCTGAAGTGAAATCGGCAATACCAGAGGCAATAGCCTACGCGGTGGAAGGAACGCCAGCAGATAGCGTCCTCTTAGCCTTAGAAATAATGAAGGACATATCCGTGGTGTTCTCAGGCATTAATAGAGGACTGAACCTGGGCAGTGATGTGCTGCTGTCAGGCACAGTGGGGGCCGCCCTGCAAGGTTATCTTCGTGGTCTCCCATCCATTGCTCTTTCGGTGGTGCGGGCGGAGGAGACTAATTTTCAGGCAGCTTCGCGATTGGCAGGGTTGCTGGCCAGCAGGATTGCCGCTGGCCCTTCCGAGAAGATGCTGTTGAATATAAACCTGCCCAATCTGCAGCTCGATATGATAAGAGGTATCGAGGTCACCAGAGTGGGAAGCGGAGGGTATGGTGGTGCGATCAAGATAGAACGCGATGAGGGAAGGTACAGCTACCGTATCAAGATAGGGCAGGTAAAATGGGATGCAGAGGAAGGAACCGATATAAATGCGGTTGAGAATGGCAGCATTTCCATCACTCCTCTGCTAGGAA of Chloroflexota bacterium contains these proteins:
- the surE gene encoding 5'/3'-nucleotidase SurE, whose protein sequence is MKILVTNDDGIDAPGLWALAAELTKVGEVIVCAPHQEQSGVGTAITLRRLVCFAEVKSAIPEAIAYAVEGTPADSVLLALEIMKDISVVFSGINRGLNLGSDVLLSGTVGAALQGYLRGLPSIALSVVRAEETNFQAASRLAGLLASRIAAGPSEKMLLNINLPNLQLDMIRGIEVTRVGSGGYGGAIKIERDEGRYSYRIKIGQVKWDAEEGTDINAVENGSISITPLLGTLSAAERVPLLDGSVSLLFRQLIS
- a CDS encoding 3-hydroxybutyryl-CoA dehydrogenase; the encoded protein is MEIKKVGVVGCGLMGSGIAEVCARSGYSVVVLEVNQQFLDKGMAAIRSSLDKAVNKGKLAEQDRAAALGRIQGTIKVEDFKDCDLVIEAVIENMDEKKRVFASVDKVCPKHAILASNTSCLSILQMAMATQRPTQVIGMHFFQPVPVMNMVEIVKTITCSEETVNTARDFSLSLGKKVIFAKDTPGFLVNRLGFPFMMNAIRILEEGWATVDEIDQAWILGTNSPMGPFTLMDFAGLDTIYAMACAMYDEFKDRLYAPPPLLKAMVTAGYLGRKSGKGFHDYK